The sequence CAATTTTATTCATTTAAGTCAGACTTATGATAATGAAAACAGATTCATCACTTTCAACTTTAGATAAAGCTCGCCACGTCAACCTTGATACTTCAATCTACGGATCTTTTGCTGAGATTGGTGCCGGTCAAGAGACCACAAGATTTTTCTTTCAAGCTGGCAAAGCCTCTCAAACTATCGCAAAAACAATGTCCGCCTATGATATGACTTTTAGTGATGCGATTTACGGCAAAGAAAAAAATGGAAGATATGTTTGCGAAAGCAGGCTTTTAAAAATGCTAGAAAAAGAATACAGTCTTCTCGAAGAGCGTCTCGGAGAAACAAGAGGCAAAGATACAAAATTTTTCGCATATGCAAACACGGTTGCAGCGAAAAGTGTAAATGGTATTGGTGATGGCAGAGGTTGGGTCGGTATTCGTTATCAAACAAAACCTCGTGGGCCAATTCACGATATCGTTCTGCACGTTAAGCTCAAGGATTCGAGAAACCTACTTCAACAAGAAACCCTGGGCATTGTTGGAACAAATCTAATTCATGCAGCTTTTAATAACTGGGAATCTCCCAAAGATTTTATTATTTCACTGATGGACAGTTTAGACTCAAGAAGAGCTGAGATCAACTTCATCAGATTCTCCGGACCCGCTTTTGAAAAGCATGATAATCATATTTTAAATCTCTACCTCGTTCAGAATGGATTCACAGATGCAGTGGTGTTTGATCACAATGGTCAGATCATTGAACCTACAGATCTTCTTTATGGAAAACACGTCGTGATCTTGCGTGGACGATACAGGCCGATCACAAATGTTCATATGGACATTATTGAAAGCGGACTTAAGCATGCTTTAAAGGAAAATAAAAATATCACCAAAAAAGATGTTATAGTTCTTGCTGAGCTAACCTTAAATAACCTAACAACCGCAGAAAAAATTGACGCTCAAGATTTTCTAGCAAGAGTCGAAACTCTCGCCGCTCAAAATATTCCCGTGATGATTTCAAACTTCGCCGAATACTATAAACTCAAAATCTACTTCAATAAAATCAAGCATAACGACGTAAGAATTCTTATGGGTGCAAATATGCTTAAAGAAGTCTTTAATGAAAAGTATTATGAAAACCTCCAAGGCGGAATTTTAGAGGGCTTAGGGGATATCTTTAAGAGTAACTGCAAGATACTAGTTTATCCATTCAAAGATGAAAAAGGCACTCTGGACGCTGAAAGCTTTAAACCCTCGAAGAACATTCAGCCTATCTACGAATATTTTATCCAAAACAAAATGATCGAAGATATCGAGCCCGTCGACAATGCTTGTTTGGAAATCAACACTCAAACTATCGTAAGCGACATTGTGGCCAAAAATAAAAACTGGGAGGCGAAAGTCCCAGCTTCAGTGATTAAAATCATTAAAGACCAAAAATTATTTGGCTATAAGTAGGCTTTCTACTTAGCATTAAGTAATAGCTTTTTTCAAAGCCTCCACCACTAGTTTTTCCGAAGGAATTTTTCCAAACTCAGGACGATAAACCAAGCAAATATCGTCTTTGTAAGACGGAAGAGAAGACATCTTCTTCAATGGGAATTTGGACAAACTCACCGCTCTCTCTGGAATGATCCCATATCCAATCTCTTCATGCACAAGTCTACAAATTAAATCCAAATTATCTGTACCTAGAATTTTAGAAGGTTTATTTTTCCATTTTTTTAAAATGGACTGACTTTGAAACAAATGCTGATTACAAATTATTGTATTAAAATCAGTTCCAGATTTTGAAGTCCATACAGAGACTTCATCAGTTGCTAGCTTTGTGATAATGAGATCAGGAACTTCTACAGGATTAATTATAATTCCAATATCAATATTTCCAAATTGGATTTGGGATTGAATATTTCTCGAAAGATCATGAACCAATTGTATTTTGTAATCTGGAGCTTGTTTTTTTAAGTATGAAAGCGCAGTAGGTATAAAATATTGTGCAACGGTAGAATGACAACCAACGGAAATTGTCCTTCCTGAGAACATCCCATCTTTCGAAAGATATAATTCATCTAAAGACTGAAGCGCGGCATGCGCCTTATCTAAAATTATTTTTCCTGATGATGTGAGCTGAATTCCATTTCTTGATCTATAAAAAAGAGTTGTACTCAAATCTTCTTCCAACCTCTTTATAGATTCCGAAACCGCTGGTTGACTGATTTCCAATTTATTCGCCGCTTGTGAAAAAGTAGAACACTGACTTGTCTCCACAAAGATCTTTAAATCGTTCAACCTATATTTTTTTTCGTAATCTCCTACATTCGCCATCTAAACCCCCACTAAGTATTTAGGTATAACAGATTTTCGATAAATACCATAGGTATTAGCTTATATTAAGTATAACTATTATAAAGCTTGATGGAGGAGAACTATTTGGTTTTACTTATACACGAACAAGGAGGTTCACATGAAAAAAATATTAACTATAGTAACAATTTTAGCTATCTCTAACCTAGCATTCGCAAAAGAGCTTACTTTAAGCTGCAATACAACGACTTCACTTGAAGGTGAAGCAAACGTATCTTCAGAGCAAAAACAAGTAACAGCTATTGCAAACGAAGAAATGCTACAAATGCATTTGTCGATGGACACCGATATTGGCCTAACTGCACATGCTAGAGCAGGAATTGATGCCAGCGGAAACACAACGTATGTTTCTGTAAATATTGTAGATAATGTTAATGGCTCTAGTGTAGATGCTAATGATGGCCTAAATTATAAATTTGCAAGAAGACTCAATTCTAAGGGTGAAGCGATAAATCAAATGTCTTTTGACTGCGCAGTAAATTAGTGTTGTTTAAAAAAGCCTTACAAAAGTGATTTTTGTAAGGCTTTTGAATCAACTTAAAATTTCTATTTTTTGACTATATAGTTTACGAGTTGATGAAATATTTATATTCAAACCAATCAAAATCTATCTAAAATAAATTTAATTTACACTTATATCTGATTTTTTTTCAAAACGTGGTACATACTTCATAATCGAAATTTAAAAAAAGGAGCTTTATGAAGTATTTATTTTTATTAGCGATCTGTTCTTTTCAAGTATCTGCCTTTGCAGGAGATGTATTTTTTGTTTCTAAAGCAAAATGTGTTAAAAGCGGCGGTAAGGCACTAGAAGATAAAAGATATTTAATGTGTGACGGCGGCAAATATGATGGATTTGTTATTGGTGAAGAAACCAGAACTGACTGTAACGAAAGAATCTCTGTAGCTAAAAGCCTTCTAAACCAAGACAATTTGGTTTCTGACGGTGATGAAGCTAGATTTGTATTAGTAAGCGAAATTGCTGTTGATACTTGCGCAAGAAAAGCAAAGGGTTGGAAATCATTGTCGGATACTCTTAAAAATGCAAAAAAAGCTTGCGATGAAGGTGCCGATCAATCTTCAGGTGCTTTTCAAGGTAAGTGCTACTTAAAAGCTGCACAGTTATCTAATTACATCCAAGACCAATTAGAATTCTAAAATAATTTTAAATTTTTGGAAGACCCGCTTTACCGACTCTGCTCGGTAAAGCTTTTTCCATCTGCTTTGTCATCCAATGGTTCACTTCGATAAGTTTTGCGAGATCCACTCCAGTTTTAACTCCCATGCCATCAAACATATACACAACATCTTCGGTAGAAACATTACCTTGAGCACCCGGCGCATAAGGAAAACCTCCGAGACTAGAATCAAATGTCGTGATCCCGAGTTCGTAACTCTGAAGTATATTTGCTAATGCTGTTCCTCTAGTGTCGTGAAAATGCATGGCCAATTTTTTTATAGGAATTGATCTCTTCAACATTTGAATTAACGTTTTTACTTCTTTAGGATTGGCAGCACCAAGAGTATCTCCAATCGAAACTTGATAGCAACCCATCGCGATCAATTTTTTAGCAAGAGGTACTACTTTTTGAGGTTTTATTTTCCCCTCGTAAGGACAGTAGAAGCATGTACTTAAATATCCACGAACCTTGATTTTATGCTTCTTGGCCAGCGCCATCACAGGCTCAAATCTTTTAAATGATTCTTCAATTGTACAATTGATATTGGCCATAGAAAAAGATTCTGAGGCCGCCGTAAATACCGCAACCTCTTTTGCGCCCGCCGTGATGGCATCATTCATCCCGCGTTCGTTTGGAACTAGAACTGGAAAGTGAATATCTTTATTTGGAAACGTATTTAGAATGTTTTTTACAATTTCGGCTGAGCCAGCCATTTGCGGTATTTTCTCTGAAGATACGAAAGCGCCGATCTCTATGTCCTTAAGGCCTGCATCCACTAATTTAGAAATGAATTCGCATCTAATATTGAGTTTTAAAAATTTCTTTTCGTTTTGAAGCCCGTCTCGGGGACCAACTTCTACGATTTTAATTTTTGTCATATTATTCTTCCTGACTATTCTATTTCCACCAGCAACTGACCTTGAGTGACCTGGTCGCCTTCTTTGGCTAGGATTTTTTTTATCTTACCATCTTTATTTGCCTTAAGGCTGTATTCCATCTTCATGGCTTCCATCATGATCACCACATCACCGATGATGACATCACCTGAAGATTTTTTTATTGCGGTAATCTTACCCGGCATTGGTGCTAAAATTTGATTTGGGTTAGAAACATTTGCTTTAGCATTTCTTTTTTTGCTGGCACTGTCCTCGTATTTAAAAGTTTTTCCATTCACCGAAACCCAAAAATCTTTTCCTACTTTTTCTGCATAGCCTTTTAATTTTTTTCCGTTGATATTGAGCTCTAATTTTTTCATATGCCTCTCCAGTAGGAACTCCAAGGAGAGTTGACATTTTGCGCTTGCGGATCCGCAGCACTTGAACTTGCCGACATTTGTGACGCCAGTTTAGCAAAAGCCTTTTCGTCCTCAGAAAGCTCAATGGGCCTTAGGGCATCAGCAAAATATTTTGAAATGAACTGCGTAGTCATTTCTCCAGATCTAAATTCTGGATGATTTAAAATTTCTATAAGATAGGGAATGTTTGTTTGTAAACCAAACACAACAGTAGACTGTAAAGTCTTGATCATCTTATCGATGGTTTTCTCTCGGGTTTCATCCCAAACAATCACTTTTGCGATCATCGAATCATAAAAAGAAGTGATGGTATCACCTTTTTCAAACCCTACTTCAAATCTTCTACCTGGCCCCTCAGGAAACGAGCAGCTCCCGATCAATCCTACTGATGGAATTCCACCTTGGTATGGATCTTCAGCATAAAGTCTGCACTCTATAGAATGCCCATGAGGCTTAATGTCTTCTTGCCGCCAACCCAATGTTTCACCCTGTGCACACTTGAGTTGGGCTTTTACAAGATCAAGGCCTGTCACACATTCAGTTACCGGGTGCTCAACCTGAAGCCTGGTATTCATCTCCATAAAGTAAAATTCATGATCTTGATAAATAAATTCAACGGTGCCCGCGCTGATGTAACCCACTTCTTGCGCTACTTTCACCGCACAGTCGGCCATCTTTTGTCTTGTTTCTTTCGTGAGAGAAGGAGAAATTGCCTCCTCGATAATTTTTTGATGTCTTCTCTGCACAGAACATTCTCTATCGTACAGGTGAAATACTTTTCCAGAAATATCACCAAAGACTTGGAACTCGATGTGCTTAGCGTGGTCGAGGTATTTTTCTAAGAAAACTTTGTCGCTACCGAAAGCACTTTTCGATTCTCTTTTAGCTGAAGACAATTGATCAAAAAAATCTGCTTCTGATTTAGAAATTTTTAATCCTCTTCCACCGCCACCGTTAGAGGCTTTGATGATCAGCGGAAAACCAATTTTTTTTGCTTCTTTAAGTAATGTCTCTTGAGATTGGTCCTCGCCATCGTATCCTGGAACTACTGGTACTCCAGATTGGATAGCACATTGTCTTGCTGAAATTTTATCACCCATCATTTGAATGGCTTGAGGTTTCGGTCCTACGAATTGGATACCGGCATCTAAACATTTTTGTGCAAACTCTGCGTTCTCTGATAAAAATCCAAACCCTGGATGAATAGCATCACAGCCTTTGCTCAACGCTCCTTGAATGACACGATTGATATTCAAGTAACTTTCGCTGGTGGGCGAAGCGCCGATGCAAACTGTCTCGTCACACATTCTGTAAGCTTTGGATTGGATATCCGCTTCAGAGTGAAGCAATACCGTGGGAATTCCCAATTCCTGTGCCGCCACGTGGATTCGAAAAGCCACTTCGCCTCTATTTGCTATTCCTAATTTTTTGATCTTCTTTATAGCCATTTATTTCGCTTTACTATTTTCACTTTACTGTTTTT comes from Bdellovibrionota bacterium and encodes:
- a CDS encoding TonB-dependent receptor; this encodes MIMKTDSSLSTLDKARHVNLDTSIYGSFAEIGAGQETTRFFFQAGKASQTIAKTMSAYDMTFSDAIYGKEKNGRYVCESRLLKMLEKEYSLLEERLGETRGKDTKFFAYANTVAAKSVNGIGDGRGWVGIRYQTKPRGPIHDIVLHVKLKDSRNLLQQETLGIVGTNLIHAAFNNWESPKDFIISLMDSLDSRRAEINFIRFSGPAFEKHDNHILNLYLVQNGFTDAVVFDHNGQIIEPTDLLYGKHVVILRGRYRPITNVHMDIIESGLKHALKENKNITKKDVIVLAELTLNNLTTAEKIDAQDFLARVETLAAQNIPVMISNFAEYYKLKIYFNKIKHNDVRILMGANMLKEVFNEKYYENLQGGILEGLGDIFKSNCKILVYPFKDEKGTLDAESFKPSKNIQPIYEYFIQNKMIEDIEPVDNACLEINTQTIVSDIVAKNKNWEAKVPASVIKIIKDQKLFGYK
- a CDS encoding hydroxymethylglutaryl-CoA lyase, which translates into the protein MTKIKIVEVGPRDGLQNEKKFLKLNIRCEFISKLVDAGLKDIEIGAFVSSEKIPQMAGSAEIVKNILNTFPNKDIHFPVLVPNERGMNDAITAGAKEVAVFTAASESFSMANINCTIEESFKRFEPVMALAKKHKIKVRGYLSTCFYCPYEGKIKPQKVVPLAKKLIAMGCYQVSIGDTLGAANPKEVKTLIQMLKRSIPIKKLAMHFHDTRGTALANILQSYELGITTFDSSLGGFPYAPGAQGNVSTEDVVYMFDGMGVKTGVDLAKLIEVNHWMTKQMEKALPSRVGKAGLPKI
- a CDS encoding LysR family transcriptional regulator codes for the protein MANVGDYEKKYRLNDLKIFVETSQCSTFSQAANKLEISQPAVSESIKRLEEDLSTTLFYRSRNGIQLTSSGKIILDKAHAALQSLDELYLSKDGMFSGRTISVGCHSTVAQYFIPTALSYLKKQAPDYKIQLVHDLSRNIQSQIQFGNIDIGIIINPVEVPDLIITKLATDEVSVWTSKSGTDFNTIICNQHLFQSQSILKKWKNKPSKILGTDNLDLICRLVHEEIGYGIIPERAVSLSKFPLKKMSSLPSYKDDICLVYRPEFGKIPSEKLVVEALKKAIT
- a CDS encoding biotin/lipoyl-containing protein yields the protein MKKLELNINGKKLKGYAEKVGKDFWVSVNGKTFKYEDSASKKRNAKANVSNPNQILAPMPGKITAIKKSSGDVIIGDVVIMMEAMKMEYSLKANKDGKIKKILAKEGDQVTQGQLLVEIE
- a CDS encoding biotin carboxylase N-terminal domain-containing protein, with translation MAIKKIKKLGIANRGEVAFRIHVAAQELGIPTVLLHSEADIQSKAYRMCDETVCIGASPTSESYLNINRVIQGALSKGCDAIHPGFGFLSENAEFAQKCLDAGIQFVGPKPQAIQMMGDKISARQCAIQSGVPVVPGYDGEDQSQETLLKEAKKIGFPLIIKASNGGGGRGLKISKSEADFFDQLSSAKRESKSAFGSDKVFLEKYLDHAKHIEFQVFGDISGKVFHLYDRECSVQRRHQKIIEEAISPSLTKETRQKMADCAVKVAQEVGYISAGTVEFIYQDHEFYFMEMNTRLQVEHPVTECVTGLDLVKAQLKCAQGETLGWRQEDIKPHGHSIECRLYAEDPYQGGIPSVGLIGSCSFPEGPGRRFEVGFEKGDTITSFYDSMIAKVIVWDETREKTIDKMIKTLQSTVVFGLQTNIPYLIEILNHPEFRSGEMTTQFISKYFADALRPIELSEDEKAFAKLASQMSASSSAADPQAQNVNSPWSSYWRGI